From Vanessa cardui chromosome 11, ilVanCard2.1, whole genome shotgun sequence, the proteins below share one genomic window:
- the LOC124533892 gene encoding prisilkin-39-like, translating into MAKWSIVALALIGCAVAEPPVGYSYSAPSSISIGGGHGGYSSPLASGGHYSSVPVGHQTSEGYHIDPHLLDKIRHIILKDEIQNQAYQSSISGGHGHGHGISSHYGAPAPVYGVPHERIVGVELESLQQGIQVAQYHQAQEGYAGGYSGYSSGGYSSGGYSSGGYSGGHGGSISYSAPSSSYNTIGAPSGSYGVPSISSSYGAPHH; encoded by the exons ATGGCCAAGTGGAGCATT GTCGCCCTCGCCCTCATCGGCTGCGCCGTCGCTGAGCCCCCAGTAGGCTACAGCTACTCCGCTCCATCTTCCATCTCGATTGGAGGAGGACACGGCGGCTACAGCTCTCCCCTCGCCAGTGGCGGCCACTACAGCTCCGTTCCAGTCGGCCACCAGACCTCCGAGGGCTACCACATCGACCCCCATCTACTCGACAAAATCAGACACATCATCCTTAAGGACGAAATCCAAAACCAGGCTTACCAATCCTCCATCAGTGGCGGACATGGACACGGTCACGGTATCTCCTCCCACTACGGCGCCCCCGCTCCCGTCTACGGTGTGCCTCACGAGAGAATCGTAGGAGTTGAACTGGAATCCCTGCAACAAGGCATTCAAGTCGCTCAGTACCATCAGGCTCAGGAAGGTTACGCCGGCGGATACTCCGGTTACTCCAGCGGCGGTTACTCCAGCGGCGGATACTCCAGCGGTGGTTACTCCGGTGGTCACGGAGGCTCCATCTCCTACAGCGCCCCCTCTTCCTCTTACAACACCATCGGTGCTCCTTCCGGATCCTACGGAGTCCCATCCATCTCATCCTCATACGGCGCTCCTCACCATTAA